Within the Metasolibacillus fluoroglycofenilyticus genome, the region TAACTTTAGACCAGATTTTCAAGCTTGCTTATGGAAATGAATCTAAAACCATCACGACACGTCCCGATGGTTAATTGACCGCCTCTCCTTCAAAAATCTATGACATCCGCTAGAGGCTTCATCTTAATTCAACATGTGTTAGCTCATCTTAATAGAGGCAACATCATACAATTGTGGAATGAAGATAAATACATTTCCTTTATATTATCATGCGTTTCCTTTAAAATAAAGAAAAGCCCTTCAAAAGAAGGGCTTAAGCAATTGATTTTTTTCCGAGGACGCCATTTAACCGTTTCAATAATTTCTTTTTGAGCCGTTTTAGCATGGCACATCACTCCTTGTGATGATTATACAGAATTTTCAGGTATTTGTAAAGGAGAATGAATAGATAATGAAGAAGATTTTATTTTTTGATGTGGATGGAACACTTTATAATAGTGAGAAAAATTTACCCAGCTCAGCAAAGGAAGCTTTGTTGCAGGCACGTGCGAATGGCTATGAATTAGCAATTGCAACAGGGCGCGCACCTTTTATGATTGAGGAGCTGCTTGAAGAGCTTGCCATTGATACATACGTCACATTAAATGGGCAATATGTTGTTCATAAAGGAGAAGTTATTTTCTCAGACGGTCTTAGTAATGAGCTTTTGGAGAAAATCATTCAATTTAGCTCAGTACAAGGGCATCCTGTTGTTTTCATTGATGATAAGCAAATGGTTGCTTCAATGCCAGGGCATGAAGGCGTTCGAGGAAGCTTGGCAACATTGCACTGCCCTTATCCGCAAGTGGAGCCTGATTTTTATAAAAATAATCCAGTTTATCAAACATTACTTTTTATGGAGGAGCATGAAGAAGCGGCGTATGCTAAGGCGTTTCCTAATGTGCAATTTGTACGCTGGCATTCAGAAGTATGTGATATTTTACCACAGGGAGGCTCAAAAGCTCGAGGAATTCAAAAATTAGTTGAAAAAATAGGCTATACAATGGAAAATACAATCGCATTTGG harbors:
- a CDS encoding Cof-type HAD-IIB family hydrolase, which translates into the protein MKKILFFDVDGTLYNSEKNLPSSAKEALLQARANGYELAIATGRAPFMIEELLEELAIDTYVTLNGQYVVHKGEVIFSDGLSNELLEKIIQFSSVQGHPVVFIDDKQMVASMPGHEGVRGSLATLHCPYPQVEPDFYKNNPVYQTLLFMEEHEEAAYAKAFPNVQFVRWHSEVCDILPQGGSKARGIQKLVEKIGYTMENTIAFGDGLNDIEMLQAAGIGVAMGNSHPEVKKVADVQAPHVDEDGLYKAMKELGVI